The following coding sequences are from one Octopus sinensis unplaced genomic scaffold, ASM634580v1 Contig13678, whole genome shotgun sequence window:
- the LOC115229848 gene encoding homeobox protein DTH-2-like: protein MNTQPIMYRPHESLKISNSSIPKRKRRNLFTPAQNAELETRFRSQKYLSAPEREQLAKSINLTTTQVKIWFQNHRYKYKKYIKEKEKNAPDEPNKEESLLLDVESNKYFQEDQKVCLERMEKGDYSLDVKPFKNWNNI, encoded by the coding sequence ATGAATACACAACCCATCATGTACAGACCACACGAGTCGTTGAAAATAAGCAATTCAAGCATCCCCAAGCGAAAGAGAAGGAATTTGTTCACCCCCGCTCAAAACGCAGAGTTGGAGACACGTTTTCGATCTCAAAAGTACTTGTCGGCCCCCGAAAGGGAACAGTTGGCCAAAAGCATAAACCTGACAACAACACAAGTAAAAATATGGTTCCAAAACCATCGCTACAAGTACAAGAAGTATatcaaggagaaagaaaaaaatgccccGGACGAACCAAACAAAGAGGAGTCACTACTTTTAGATGTTGAGTCAAACAAATACTTCCAAGAGGACCAGAAAGTCTGTTTGGAACGAATGGAAAAAGGGGACTACTCACTTGAtgttaaaccttttaaaaattggaataatatatga
- the LOC115229851 gene encoding E3 ubiquitin-protein ligase RFWD3-like, whose translation MTHSHDDLVVSRRSSSRQTVNFAGFGVRVFKKHDFGRVQDVHLHGGVIRDLAISETCPNLLLSVGFDKCAKITDVHNSCVLFNFSLPTALWSCCWNSVESSYFYVGGSCGCVDVFDIRNLTRVCQFPALNNSPVHTLYSDRNSLLVGQTQSISFCIECMTDHYRRMECPLNAMISSISVDAESRNVLATYRQSSATTNVNRLELYKLDSLMEEGGYKGPTHAFSNPGSGPSVQRSSVFTRPNFPDDVIVCASDQQTPKLNVFSTGCPHFMRQIPVDGVPLDVLPYGSCPSNKNLLAVLNSKSLQIYRLSQKE comes from the coding sequence ATGACCCACTCCCACGACGATTTGGTTGTGTCCCGTCGGTCTTCCAGTCGCCAAACCGTCAATTTTGCCGGGTTTGGAGTGAGGGTTTTCAAAAAACATGACTTTGGGAGAGTGCAGGATGTCCACCTCCATGGGGGAGTCATTCGAGATTTGGCAATTTCTGAGACTTGCCCAAATCTGCTGCTTTCAGTGGGATTCGACAAATGTGCTAAAATAACAGACGTGCACAATTCGTGTGTGCTTTTCAATTTTTCTCTCCCCACTGCTTTGTGGTCGTGTTGTTGGAATTCAGTCGAGTCGTCTTATTTTTATGTCGGAGGGTCCTGTGGGTGTGTCGATGTGTTTGATATTCGAAATCTCACTCGTGTTTGTCAATTTCCTGCACTCAACAACTCCCCTGTCCACACTTTGTACTCAGATCGGAATAGTCTGCTTGTCGGACAAACACAGTCCATTTCATTCTGCATTGAGTGTATGACAGATCACTATCGGCGGATGGAATGTCCTCTCAATGCCATGATTTCCTCAATTTCTGTGGATGCAGAATCACGGAATGTTTTGGCCACCTACAGACAGTCATCCGCCACCACCAACGTCAATCGGCTTGAGTTGTACAAACTTGACAGTCTGATGGAAGAGGGTGGATACAAAGGGCCTACTCATGCTTTCAGCAATCCGGGGTctggtccgtccgtccagcgctCTTCCGTGTTTACAAGACCTAATTTTCCAgatgatgtgattgtgtgtgccaGTGATCAACAAACTCCGAAATTGAACGTGTTTTCGACTGGTTGTCCCCATTTTATGAGACAAATTCCTGTCGATGGAGTTCCACTCGATGTTCTTCCCTACGGAAGTTGTCCTTCTAACAAAAATTTGTTGGCTGTTCTCAATTCGAAATCTCTCCAAATATATCGACTATCacaaaaagaatga
- the LOC115229850 gene encoding LOW QUALITY PROTEIN: 2-(3-amino-3-carboxypropyl)histidine synthase subunit 1-like (The sequence of the model RefSeq protein was modified relative to this genomic sequence to represent the inferred CDS: deleted 4 bases in 2 codons) — MSNFELPENYNFEIEKTLWRIRELSARTVALQMPEGLFLFACTIVDILERVIIMADVIYGACCVDDLTAESLGVDLLVHYGHSCLGGYVWPLVSVSQMSSVRLLYVFVDIAFDIAHLVDTLQANFSPRERIALKTCLPLYNIVLPREKPLSSCEVLGCTAPRLEDLDLIMSVLHSFPYVGDGRFHSEALMIANPRLPLYKLGGLIPCSYSPYTRTLTREYYDYAQMMSVRGKDIELASSAHTFGLVLGTLGRQGSLKVLQCLAQTFEKARRSFVLVLISELSPTRMAHFGDAIDAYVCYVHSQMGTGCLSSSFH, encoded by the exons ATGAGCAATTTTGAA CTACCCGAAAACTACAACTTTGAAATAGAAAAGACACTCTGGCGAATAAGAGAACTATCAGCCCGAACAGTGGCCTTACAAATGCCGGAAGGACTATTCCTCTTTGCCTGTACGATTGTGGATATCCTCGAACG TGTAATCATAATGGCTGATGTGATCTACGGAGCCTGCTGTGTGGATGACTTGACTGCCGAGTCCTTAGGCGTGGATCTGCTGGTTCATTACGGCCACAGTTGTCTGGGTGGGTATGTTTGGCCA CTAGTCTCCGTCAGTCAAATGTCGTCTGTTCGTctgctgtatgtgtttgtggacaTTGCTTTCGATATTGCCCACTTGGTGGACACTCTTCAAGCCAATTTCAGTCCCCGAGAGAGGATTGCT TTAAAGACTTGTCTGCCTCTCTATAATATTGTCCTGCCCAGAGAGAAGCCTCTTTCCTCGTGTGAAGTACTCGGCTGTACTGCCCCTCGATTGGAGGACTTGGATCTAATCATGTCAGTCCTCCACTCATTTCCA TATGTGGGCGATGGAAGATTCCACAGCGAGGCTCTCATGATTGCTAACCCGAGACTTCCCCTCTATAAGTTGGGTGGGTTGATTCCTTGTAGTTACAGTCCCTATACTCGCACACTCACACGGGAATATTATGACTATGCTCAAATGATGAGTGTCCGTGGGAAGGATATTGAATTGGCCTCATCCGCACATACTTTTGGGCTAGTTCTGGGTACTTTGGGGAGACAGGGGTCACTCAAAGTGCTGCAATGTTTGGCACAGACATTCGAAAAGGCTCGTCGGTCGTTCGTCCTTGTGCTTATATCAGAACTGTCGCCCACACGAATGGCACATTTCGGGGATGCTATTGACGCGTATGTTTGTTATGTGCATTCCCAGATGGGTACAGGTTGCCTGTCCTCGTCTTTCCATTGA
- the LOC115229852 gene encoding uncharacterized protein LOC115229852, with protein MAMDPLSRMLNSMFPKLEISREDPNMLTYSTNHFFFIDDLKIVALKEDVLVKMMEAVNGFFESVGLEMNSEKSASNVESLSCCETVDGINGYRYLGVLEDGGSNVLKNKVMDSILENVKKRITMLSKTNLNAVNLFRGINEYALSLYNYYIGLINIEPYEFDEIDQQIRRLLTTLKLHLQPANKERLYLDRKTLEEDLPQFHSKAN; from the coding sequence ATGGCGATGGATCCCCTAAGCAGGATGCTTAACTCCATGTTTCCCAAACTCGAAATTAGTCGGGAAGATCCCAATATGTTGACATACTCCaccaatcatttcttctttattgaCGATCTGAAAATAGTTGCCCTCAAAGAAGATGTGTTAGTCAAAATGATGGAGGCTGTTAATGGATTTTTTGAAAGTGTCGGCCTAGAGATGAATTCCGAAAAATCAGCATCTAATGTGGAATCTTTATCATGCTGTGAGACTGTCGATGGAATCAACGGATATCGCTACTTGGGTGTACTTGAAGATGGCGGAAGTAATGTTCTCAAGAATAAAGTTATGGACTCCATATTGGAAAATGTCAAGAAGAGGATAACTATGTTGTCAAAAACAAACCTGAATGCTGTAAATTTGTTTCGTGGAATCAATGAATATGCATTAtccctatataattattatattgggctAATCAATATTGAACCTTACGAATTTGATGAGATTGACCAACAAATACGCCGATTACTTACGACTCTCAAGTTACACCTCCAGCCTGCAAATAAGGAGAGGTTGTATTTGGACCGCAAGACCTTGGAAGAGGACTTGCCTCAATTTCATTCAAAAGCGAATTAA
- the LOC115229853 gene encoding alpha/beta hydrolase domain-containing protein 17C-like, with protein sequence MDLVRFLAHTFCCPPFPSRIAAKIAFHPPTPPSYKVKQTQEKGIECIFNEEMCKIEPDELAYTQMKIWNTSLGNRITVMHISPFRRPRCTLLCSHGNAGDLGLLYECYLMLARRLHCNVVCYDYSGYGGSSGRPSEADLYADVEAAWDCTLNGFFVPMERIVLYGHSIGTVASLYLACLVQTRGLILVAPLASGLHFLFAPRKMKRFGVFFNKYYILGICSLGRISKVKCPTLIVHGEADTIVHVEHSRLLAAKARSDITDVFFIPHVGHNDIELMPDFFKYLKNFLNKVAPFD encoded by the coding sequence ATGGATTTAGTGAGATTCCTTGCTCATACTTTCTGTTGTCCACCATTCCCATCCCGTATAGCAGCCAAAATAGCATTTCACCCACCAACACCCCCATCCTACAAAGTTAAACAAACGCAAGAAAAAGGAATTGAATGCATCTTCAACGAGGAAATGTGCAAAATCGAGCCGGACGAACTAGCATACACTCAAATGAAGATTTGGAACACTTCCTTGGGCAACCGAATCACCGTTATGCACATTTCTCCATTCAGAAGACCCCGCTGCACTCTCCTTTGTAGTCACGGAAATGCCGGGGACCTCGGTCTGCTGTATGAGTGCTACCTCATGCTTGCACGACGTCTCCACTGTAACGTGGTTTGCTACGACTACTCGGGCTATGGGGGAAGTTCAGGTCGTCCTTCCGAAGCCGACTTGTATGCGGACGTCGAGGCGGCTTGGGACTGTACTTTGAACGGATTCTTTGTGCCTATGGAGAGAATTGTGCTCTACGGACACAGTATAGGCACAGTCGCCTCCCTTTACTTGGCCTGTCTTGTTCAGACGCGTGGTCTTATTTTGGTTGCTCCTTTGGCCTCGGGATTGCATTTTTTGTTTGCTCCCAGGAAGATGAAGCGTTTTGGCGTGTTTTTTAATAAGTATTATATTCTTGGCATTTGCAGTCTTGGTAGGATCAGCAAGGTCAAATGTCCGACGCTCATCGTCCATGGAGAGGCCGATACTATTGTCCATGTTGAACACAGTCGTCTGCTCGCTGCGAAGGCTCGTTCTGATATTACGGATGTATTTTTTATTCCACATGTTGGTCACAATGACATTGAGTTAATGCCCGACTTTTTTAAATATCtcaagaattttcttaataaagttgCTCCGTTTGACTAA